CCACCAGAAGTAGGAATGGGTGAGATTTATAAATCAGTTACGCCATTTATTTTAGTTAATTTAACAGTTCTTATTATTTGTATGCTTTTCCCAGAGATTGTTCTTTGGCTTCCAAATAAAGTTATGGGCTAAAAATTAATTGAATAAATTTTAGGAAGGAAACAAATGGAATTTTCATATTTAAACCCTACTCAAATTGAGTTTGGTCAAGGTAAAATTAGTAGTATATCTTCACTGATTCCAAAAGATAATAAAGTATTATTTATATATGGCGGAGGAAGTATAAAAAGAAATGGAGTATATGATCAAGTAATTAACTCTTTAGAGGGATACAACTTTTTTGAATTTAGTGGAGTTGAACCAAACCCAACAAAAGAGACTCTTGATAAGGCAATAAAACTAGCAAAAGATGAAGATATTGATTTTATCTTAGCTGTTGGTGGGGGTTCTGTTATTGATGGAGCAAAATATGTTGCACACTCTTATTATTATGAAGGTGATGGATGGGATATTTTAGAAGGTAAATATATCTCAGAAAAAGCCTTACCTATAGGAGCAGTGGTAACTCTTGCTGCAACAGGAAGTGAATCAAATACAGGGTCAGTTATCACAAAAGCCCAAACAAAAGAAAAAAGATTCTTTAGATCGGTTCACTCTTTTCCAAAATTTGCTGTTATGGATCCTAGTGTATTAAAAAGTTTAGATGATAGACAAATTAAAAATGGTCTTGTGGATGCCTTTGTTCATACTTGTGAACAATATTTAACTTATAAACAAGGAAGGATAGCACAAGATAATTATGCTGAAGGTATTTTAAGAGGTCTTATCACTTTAGCTAATAGTGTTGATAACAGAGATGATTTATGGTATGCAAATCTTTTATGGTTAGCAAATCAGGCATTTAACGGTCTTATTGGTGCAGGGGTTACTCAAGATTGGGCTACACACTATATAGGACATGAACTTACTGGATTATATGGGATAGATCATGCAAGAACCCTTGCTATTATTCAACCAAATCTATTTAGAGTATTAAAAGAGCACAAGGCAGGGAAACTATTACAAATGGGTGAAAATGTATTTAGAATAGATACAACTGACCCAGATATTATTATCAATAAAATAGAAGAATTATATAAGTCATTAGATATTGACTTAAAAATTTCTGATTATACAGATGATAAAGAGGTAAAAGAAAAAGTTATCCCATTACTTATAAAACACGGTTTTAGTAAATTAGGTGAAAACCAAATTGTTGATACTAATATTGTGGAAAAAGTACTTGATAAATCAATGTAAAAGGACTAATGATGTTTAAAAAAATTTTGGTGCCACTTCATCTTGACTATACAGAAAACCATGAAAAACTTTTTGCTGGAGCATTAGAAGTTTTAAATGATGATGTGGGAAAACTATCTTTACTATATGTAAATGAAAATAGAGCACATGGTTCTGTTTATCCTATTTTAGATGAAGAAAATGAAAAGCATTATAATCATGATGCTTATATTGAGCTAAAAAAAATTGCACAAAAGCATAAACTTCCAGAGGATAAAATCTCTTTTAATATTAGAGATGGTTCTGCTCATAGAGAAATTCTTGAAGAAGCAAGAAGAATAAAAGCAGATGCAATTGTTATGATGGCAACAAAACCAGGACTTGGAAGCTATTTTATTAGTAGTACTCCTGAAAGAGTAATAAGACACGCAAATTGTTCAGTTTTTGTCATTAGACTTACTGATTATCAAAGTATAAAATAAAAACTTATACATAGTTTAAAGTTATAGGGAGAAGAACAATCTCTTTATAACTTTTTTAAAACATTTTTAGGATAAATATTGAACAAATTTAAAAAATATGAACACTCTCCCTCATTTTTACTTTTCATTGGATTATTATCCTCTTTATTTTTTACCGTAACTTTTTTAATAAATAGATCAATTTCCCTTGATGGAGGACACTGGTTTTATTCTGGTGGTTTAAGACTTGTATATGCAATTGCATTTTTTACTTTTGGATTTATAGTTTTTAAAGGGATGTCATATTTTAAATTAATTATCAAAGAATATTTAGGAAATTTTATATTTTGGACAGTAGCAGGTAGCATTGGATTTGGAGGTTTTTATTCTTTACTTTGTTATTCTGCTTCTTTTTCCCCTGCATGGATTGTAGCTACAACATGGCAAATTACAATAATTTCATCATTATTTGTATTGACTTTTTTTGGCAAAAAATTATCTAAAAAAATTTGGTTTTTTACCATATTTATTTTTACAGGAATCATTTTAGTAAATTTAAGCCATTTTGAAAGTAGTAATTTAGAAGCTCTTTTTTTAGGTTCAATTCCTGTATTTGTAGCATCATTTTGTTATCCAATTGGAAATCAAATGGTATGGGAAGAAAAGAAAAAAAGGAAAGAAAAAAAAGAAGACTTAGGTGTAATAAACAATAGCTTTGTAAAAGTGTTTTTACTTGTTCTAGGAAGTTTCCCATTTTGGATAATTCTTTACTTTTTATCTGATCCTGTAGCACCTAATACTTCTCAATATATTAGTGTTGCTATCATTACAATAATCT
This DNA window, taken from Arcobacter arenosus, encodes the following:
- a CDS encoding iron-containing alcohol dehydrogenase, producing MEFSYLNPTQIEFGQGKISSISSLIPKDNKVLFIYGGGSIKRNGVYDQVINSLEGYNFFEFSGVEPNPTKETLDKAIKLAKDEDIDFILAVGGGSVIDGAKYVAHSYYYEGDGWDILEGKYISEKALPIGAVVTLAATGSESNTGSVITKAQTKEKRFFRSVHSFPKFAVMDPSVLKSLDDRQIKNGLVDAFVHTCEQYLTYKQGRIAQDNYAEGILRGLITLANSVDNRDDLWYANLLWLANQAFNGLIGAGVTQDWATHYIGHELTGLYGIDHARTLAIIQPNLFRVLKEHKAGKLLQMGENVFRIDTTDPDIIINKIEELYKSLDIDLKISDYTDDKEVKEKVIPLLIKHGFSKLGENQIVDTNIVEKVLDKSM
- a CDS encoding universal stress protein codes for the protein MFKKILVPLHLDYTENHEKLFAGALEVLNDDVGKLSLLYVNENRAHGSVYPILDEENEKHYNHDAYIELKKIAQKHKLPEDKISFNIRDGSAHREILEEARRIKADAIVMMATKPGLGSYFISSTPERVIRHANCSVFVIRLTDYQSIK
- a CDS encoding multidrug resistance efflux transporter family protein, with product MNKFKKYEHSPSFLLFIGLLSSLFFTVTFLINRSISLDGGHWFYSGGLRLVYAIAFFTFGFIVFKGMSYFKLIIKEYLGNFIFWTVAGSIGFGGFYSLLCYSASFSPAWIVATTWQITIISSLFVLTFFGKKLSKKIWFFTIFIFTGIILVNLSHFESSNLEALFLGSIPVFVASFCYPIGNQMVWEEKKKRKEKKEDLGVINNSFVKVFLLVLGSFPFWIILYFLSDPVAPNTSQYISVAIITIISGILATSLFLYARSQATTSSTLMIVDSTQSSQVFFALGGEMLFLNASLPNTLGLIGIAITIIGLIAITKSK